The sequence below is a genomic window from Tachyglossus aculeatus isolate mTacAcu1 chromosome X1, mTacAcu1.pri, whole genome shotgun sequence.
ACCACAACTCTGAAAAGTCCCTCAATGTACTGGATGCTGTACAGAATACAGTAAACTCTATATTATCCAGCTCAACCTCTGGCTCAGGAAAACcggagtggctctgccacttgtctgttgtgtgaccttggacaagttacttcacatctctgtgcctcagtaatcccatcagtaaaatagggatttagactatgagccccatgtgggacagaggctatatccaacctgataagcttgcatctaccccagtgctcagaacagtgcctggcacatactaagcgcttaacaaatgccattaaaaacaaacaaaaatccaaaAAACCCCCAGAAAGTATGAATAATCAAAAATCCTCCTTAAGGGGAAACCTAATGGTGTCCAGCTCAGGCACACCAACATGTCCACTGCACAGGTGGTTCAGTCTtctgtggctgagaagcagcatggtttagtggacagagcacgggcctgggctctaatcccggctccaccacatctcctgtgtgactttgggcaagtcacttaacttctctggtctcagttacctcatctgtaaaatgaggacgaagactgtgagccccaggtgggacagggactgtgtccaacccaattactttgtatctaccctggcacgtagtaagcatttagcaagtgccaagagcatgtgtttgggagtcagaagtcatggattctaattctggctccaccatttgtcagctgtgtgactttgggcaagtcaataataataatgatggcatttgttaagcgcttactatgtgccaagcactgggatagataaaaggtaatcatgtcccacgtggggctcactgtcttaatccccatttcataggctaccgatcaatctgcacatcaggcagaaactcctcaccctgggcttcaaggctctccatcacctcgccccctcctacctcacctcccttctctccttctacaacccaccccgcaccctccgctcctctgccactaatctccttaccgtaccttgttctcacctgtcctgccatcgacccctggcccacgtcatcccccgggcctggaatgccctccctctgcccatctgccaagctagctctcttcctcccttcaaggccctactgagagctcacctcctccaggaggccttcccagactgagccccttccttcctctccccctcgtccccctctccatccccccatcttacctccttcccttcccttccccacagcacctgtatatatgtatatatgtttgtacatatttattactctttttatttatttattttacttgtacatatctattctatttattttattttgttagtatgtttggttttgttctctgtctcccccttttagactgtgagcccactgttgggtagggactgtctctatatgttgccaacttgtacttcccaagcgcttagtacagtgctctgcacacagtaagcgctcaataaatacgattgattgatcgattgattaggtaactgaggcacagagaagtcaagtgacttgcccaaagtcacacatctgataagtagcagagccgggattagaacccatgacctctgactcccaagcccaggctctttctgctaagccatttaacttctctgtgtctcagttaccttatctgtaaaatggggattaagactgtgagcccccctcccccccccgtgggacaacctgattaccttgtatctaccccagtgcttagaacagtgtttggcacagagtaagtgcttaacaaataccatcattatcattattaccataattattaattactattgttaACCTCGGTGGAGTGGCTCGAGGTAATTCTTCCTCCTAACTGGCTGGAAGTGCATCACTCATGACTCACTGCACACTCACCGCACAGTGAGCCCGCTGAGAGGGAGCAATCCCACGCCTTTCCAGTTGTGAATGAGGAGTGGTgactacatttaaaaaaaacaaatccaCAGTCTCCAACAGGAGAACTGTGGCATTGTACtaggattgatcaatcagtcagtgatatttattgagcacttcgtgtatgcagagcactgtgcaaagtgcttgggagagtttaattcaGTAGAGGTGGCAGTCACAATCCTTGTCCActagtagtttacagtctaacaggagagacagacatgaaaatgaattacaggtacggGGAGCAACCGAGCCTAAAGAGAtggacgtaagtactgtgggggtgagggtggggtagTTAGGGTGCTTAGGGGTGTGGCAGAGTGTATCAATcctattgcgtgcttactgtgtacagagcagtgtactaagtgcctcagTGCATGGATGAGGCAGCAagcgggaaggggaagaaagagggttGGGGGAATTcatgattagtcagggaaggtttcttggaggagatgtgatatcagGGCATTGAAAATGGAGCGCGGTGGTTTGTcgaatgtgaagagggaaggcgtgAGCAAGGGGTCGTCGACGGGTAGGTGggttgttagaggagcgaagtgggcgggctgggttgtaatgagaATAAGTATGGAGAGAGAATCCTCGAATCCGATGCTGTGGAGTTTCACTCCAAGACTTTCTCGTTGCCACAGCTCTTGCAGGCAAAGCTGAAAACTTTTCAGCTCAGCCTCTCCCTCCGCGCCCCCATGCACACACTTCGGGAAGTGGGAGGGGCGCAGATAAATTACAACCGGATAATACAGAGTTCGCTGTAATCACGCCCCAGATTCTGCCTGCTgtaaggggtgataggacctgcATAGCACATGTTCTGTCCAAGGATGTCCGCCCCATTGCATTCGCGCAAACAAAGTCAGGACGCTTTGGTTTTTATAGTCATGTTTCCCTTGGAgagtgatggatttttttttttttgctgttcgGTTCTTTTTCCTAtcatcatccgtatttattgagcgtttactatgtgcagagcactgtaccaagcaactctgcaacagagttggtagacgcattccctgcctatagtgagcttacagtctagaggttcccATTTTTTGAGTTTGGAAGGCTTAAGGAAGGTGTAGTGAGAAAGACTCCTTATTAAGCCCGGAGAGGCTAGGATCCTGGTTTGGAAAACTGGCAAACAGTCCCACCATCGTCTGAGCATTCAGCATCCCCGCATCCCACCAATCCTCCTGCGCATGGAGAAATTAGggttcagcaaaaaaaaaaaaaaagattcagggGACCTGAGCAGGAAAACAGTAAACCGAGCCCCCATCCAGCCCAAGatcaactaagcgcttagtacagtgctctgcacacggtaagtgctcaataaatacgactgaatgaatgaaacaactgGAACCAAGTCTGTCTGGAGGTCTTCGAGAGGAATCTATTAAAAAGCAGCAAAGCTGTTTGCATACCTGctagccctccctccccaagacgCCAGCGCGTCTCCAAATCAGCTATAGTGGAGTCAAAAAAGGATGTGGGCGGGTGTTTTAACAGACTAAAAGGACACCGTGACCCCTGAAATAGAATTTCTTTCCCAGCAAGTAGCCTTGCCAGGTGGGGCTTGCATTTGGGCCTGAAGCAAATCAGGGCCCGAGCCAGAACAGAAACCAGGGGTTTGCacccccccctccactcccccaacTAAGGCTCTTTGTGCCAGAAAGGTGGTAGCCCCCTCTAAGCAACAGGTAGGATTCAGCAGCTCCAAGACAcccgaggaggggagggggaggggcaggacaAAGCGCTCCAGGGCCGAAAACCAAACCTCAATTGGGCCCTTCAGaaagacaccccctccccccctcccgcgAAGGAGGTGGACGCCGGGCCGAAAAATGCATCCTGCTGCTAGGCTCCCCTCACAAAACGTTTTATAATCATGGCCGGTTTCCTGCTTCCAGGTAGATTTGGAGGAGGCGAACGAACGATCTCCTCCGGCTCTAAGCAACAGAACAGCGTGATTCGCACCTCGGGTTAGTCGTGGGAGAAGAGGGCGAGCAGGGCTGGTTCatgaataatgacagtaataataataatcgtggggtttgttaagcacttactatgtgtcgagcactgctgtAGGCGCTGaagatacaatgatgatgatgaaggcatttattaagcgcttactacgtgcaatgcactgttctaagcgctggggaggttacaaagtgatcaggttgtcccacggggggctcacagtcttcatccccgttttacagatgaggtaacagaggcacagagaagtgaagtgactcgcccaaagtcacacagctgacagttggagccgggatttgaacccatgacctctgactccaaaacctgggctctttccactgagccacgctgcttctcatgcaagatCAGCGGGTTTATTCCGTCTTTTTTCCAACAACACGCGGTGGagttgagagggaggggagggataatTAGGCTTTTTGCGGCCCAcgcgaggtagggtggggggcgagTGGTTAGGATTAGCAGAGGTGTTAGGGATCCGAGCCGGCATTTCAGTCCATTGGTCAGATGGGTGTGCAGTCCTAGCCctactcccccacccctcctgcagAGTCTCTTTTTTTGCTGTTAACTtcctggccccctctccctctgcccccttccttttCAGCCCCCCCCACAAGTCATCGCAggcagaatccccattttccaccccacccctccctcggATGCAGcggattagagaaacagcgtggtttagtggaaagagcccggtcttgggagtcagacatcgtgggttctaatcccggttctgccactgatcagctgtgtgactttgggcaagtcacttgacttctctgtgcctcagtggctacatctgtaaaatggggattgaaactgtgggacaacctgattaccttgtatctaccttggagctcagaacagtgcttggcacagagtaagcgcttaacaaatgccatcattattattattattatagatgagttGTCCAGTCCCGTGGCCGTGAGTGGGGAGAATATTCTGGAGTCCTCATCTCCCTACCACGCAGGGAGGTGGCATGCCCAGGCCTTTCCTCCAAAAAGGCtaggaaaagaggggaagaaagcagATTCTCCTTTGAATTCTCCTTTCTTAGCTGTTGAATCTTAACTATCCAGTGAGATCATTTTCGCTATAGAATTTAACTggagagatttttttccccctccccccagacccTACTCGTAgaggcaaaatgaaaaaaaacaaaacaccaaacCAACCCAGACTCCAAGTCTCCAGGCTgaggggaggagcagggtggTGAGCTAGGTTTGTTATATCCCTGATTGGCTGCTGAAGAGcaatgggtttttgtttttgtgtgtgtgtgtgttccccccctccccccccagctcttgggGGCACAGATGTCCCTGACGCCTCCTGGTAAACTCAGCTCGCAGCAGACCAAGATGCAGGCCTTTAACTTGTGGAAGGACTATTTGGGCCTGGCAAAGGTGGTGGGAGCCATCCGGGAGGAGCTGAGTTCCTGGAACAGCTGGGATAACATGGGCACCTCTGGGACAAGGGAGACCCCGCAAGCCTCTCACCCAGAAGGCAGTCCCTTCCTGGGTGCCAGACCTAAGGCAAACTCCTCTTGTTCCTTCTGCAAACACAATGGGGAGTCACGTCACATCTACCAGTCGCACAACCTGAAGGATTCGGCAGGGCGGGTGCTGTGTCCCATCCTGAGGGATTACACCTGCCCTCAATGTGGGGCCACCCAGGACAAGGCCCACACCAGGCGCTTTTGTCCCCTGACCAGGAATGACTACCGTTCTGTGTACAACTACCCATCGCGGAACTCAGTTGGAAAGTGGCCTGGTCAGTCGGTCGGTGCCCCTCGGTGGCGCAAGGTGCCTAGCCCATCAGAGACAAAGGGGTCCCATGGGAGACTGGCTGAAAAAGTATCGACTTCTGCTGGCTTCACAGGTGGCTTTTAATTTTATTTGGGACCGAGAGCAAGTAGGGGGTGAAGGAAAGAGAGGACCTTCGGTTTTCCTATTTTCAAAATTGGGAGGATTCGGATTCAGAACGTCTTCCTCGGGAACTGTAGACCAACTGGATCTACAcctcattcggtggtatttactgaacacagaatatgtgcagagcactctactaagtgctcaggagagtactaaTAGTGTAAGTagaaaagatccctgccctcaaggagcttacaggctagcagGGGAGCCAGacgccaaaataaattacaggaaggggaagcaaggagtgtaagtatgtacataagtggtgtgcgGAAAAGGGGTATTTGAGGACCTAAgtgcctggggggtggggggtggggatgggtacGGTGCATGGGTGATACAGTAGGGAgagtaaggtggggaggggagaaattagtcagggaaggctccctgaaggagttgtgattttagtagccTTTTGAAGAccgggagggagttcctggcaggagggagggtctgAGCAAGGGGACCACAGTGGGCATATTTGTTTGCATATTTAGACAAATCTCAGGTTGACTATAAACAGGATACTGACCATTGTAACTTTAGAAAGCTGTAAACTCCTATTATCTTGTTTGCCGTGACCCCAAAAAGTATGTAAAACACTGAAAATCAAAAAGCAAATAGCCCTGAGGTGGAGAAAGCACTGTCTAATTTTAAGAACaggcttcactttcctcaactttaaatggGGAGAATGTTGGACTGAAATAATGGCACCTAGCAAACAGAATTTCAGTGTAAGCTGCCCTGTGAATGCGAATGAAGAGACTGGCCTAGTAACCATTTCTCCTAGGAGGGAAACATTGTTTGGTCACTTTTGAAGTGTGACCCCAAGTAGCCATTTGAGGGCAGCAAAGGGACAGACAGAGAGGGCCTCTTCTAACAGCTATTCACACCCGCAGACCGACAAGCATTGAAATCTGAGAGTCCTGATGAAACGTTGCCAGACTATAACCTACAGGAGCCTATGAATTAAAGTGCTTTTTTGcatgttttgtctttttttaaattcAGGTTCCCAGGTTCCCAGgacctccttctcttcatctttTTCCTTATGAGCACACTTCAACTTCTGCACTCGAGAGCCATGGCTTCTCAGAAGTTTGTATTGGTGACAGAGGAGGGCTCGAATAGAAGATTCCGCCAGAGCTggtctggggcacagggaaggctGAGTGAGAACTGAGTTTAGGAGCATCTTTGCCATTCCCACTACTTGCTTCCTCTGTAGGCCTTTGCTGGAACTTCTCCCAAGAACAGATCTCTGCCTTGGGATTCTCTGGTAAAGCGAGAGATATCTCCCTTAAGGTGAATCCTCTCAGGACTATTGTGTCGTCTTCTTGAAAAGGCTGGACACAGCAGTGTGTGGCAACCAGAATTCTTGCCTACCGCAGAAGGTGAGGCACTAATCCAAATTGCCAGGTTTCTGTCTACCTTTTTCAGTCAATTTCCATTTGAAATCTCTGAACACTTTTCTCCAGGAAAAGCTGTCTCAATTGACCACCTCAGAAGAGTCTAAAGAGAACTGGTTACTTGGCCCAGCTGGACAGGCTGGTTGTTAAAAGGTCGTGCTGGGCATACTTCAGGGGTGGTGGGAGAAGGCCCAGCAGAAGGGCTGGTTGCTCAAGACAAAATGTGCTTCTGTCAGAATGGCTAAGCTTCCAAATTTTATCCCCAAGTTTGTCGTCGTCGTGTTTGACTCACTGTTCCTTTTCTAAGTAAAGCATTTTATTATTCTAAAATATATTTCTCCCAGGCTGTCTTCACAGTATTGTGTTTACTGGCATTTTGTATTCACCGACATTGGGCCCAcagtatttatttttcattaagaCCATGCTGTGTTCTGCACCACTACTGGCACTTTGGATTCACCGACATTGGACCCGcagtattttatttttcattaagaCCATGCTGTGTCCTGCACCACAGAGCAAGGAAATCAAAGTCCTTGGCCTACTAGTGTTTCTAGGGAATGATATCCTGGGAATGGCATATCTGGGTTGCCTTCCTGGATTTACAGACTGACTCTGAAGCcactccctgggtctcagtttctcctCCTGTCAAAGGGGAAGAATAATCCCTTACTCCTTTTTTACTGGCAATGCCAGGAGGATGAGGTAGATGGTGATCGGTAACAAATCTGGATTGGGAGGCTGCTGACAGTAGTgacagaagctgtgtggcctaatggaaagagccgggcctgggagttagaggacgtgagttctaatactggttctgccacttgcgtgccatgtgacctcgggcaagttgcttaacttctctgtgccttgtactTCAAGATGCAGTTAAAGGCCTGCATCTTGGTCTGCTGCGAGCTGAGTTTACTGGGAGGCATCAGGGACATCTGTGCCCCCaagagctgggtgggggggggggggcggggggaggaacacacacacaaaaaagaaacaaaaacccaTTGCTCTTCAGCAGCCAATCAGGGATATAATCGGGGATATgtagcttggacttcccaagcgctagcttgtacttcccaagtgcttagtacagtgctctgcacacagtaagcgcttagctcaataaatacaattgattgattgattgattgtgcctccgtgaacctcatctgtagaatggggattcaatatctgttctccctcctacttagactatgagccccaagtgggacctgatgatcttgtacctaccccagcatttagtacagtgcttggcacatagtaagcgcttaacagataccacaagtaTAATTATTAAGAACTTGAGACAATTCTCTGCCTTGTGCATATTTCCTTATGTCTCAGTCTTGTGACTGAATCTCATAGCAATAGCTGCCTGTGCCAACTACCTCATTTACTACCCTGTcagtacagagagaagcagtgtggctcagtggaaagagcccaggattgggagtcagaggtcatgtgttctaatcctggctctgccacttagctgtgtgactttgggcaagtcacttaacttcaccgtgcctcagttacctcatctgtaaaatggagattaagactgtgagccccatgtgggacaacctgattaccttgtatccccccagcacttagaacagtgcttggcacatagtaagcgcttaacaaatgccatcattattattattattacagctctggTCAGtgaaattaatttattgagcacttattgtgtgcagagcactgtactaagcacttgggagagtacactttaacagagttggtagacatgttccctgccctcaagaagcttacagtgtagagggggaaacagatattaaaataaattacagttaggggaaatagtagagtaataaGTGCTGTGATTTCAGCTGCTCGGCTAAaggtgctatataataataagagCTAGCATTATGCATCCCGTTCTAAAGATGGAGACACTGATGTTCAGAGAGGTTAATTTATTCGGGGTTACACAGTGAATGGGCAGTGGAGATACCTAAAAAGCCTGTTTTCCTTGCTGTCATCACTAGACAcactctggattttaatcctggcactACTGTGTGCTGtgggactcggggcaagtcacaacttctctgggcttcactttcctcatctgtaaaacaaggacctgttctccctcctacttagactctgaccctcaggttggacagggactgtgtctgacctgattatcttgtatctgccccagcgcttagtacagtgcttggcgtaaaatacagtgctctgcacacagtaagcgctcaataaatacgattgatgatgataaaatgagcacttagcgaataccagctattattattgttagaagaggAAAGAGCAGCCTATCTCTCCATCTTCCTTCATTCTAACCACTTCTTCAAAAACTTCTTCTCATCCCTCAGGATGGgtccactctagttgtaaataggtTTATCCCCCCTCATTAGAGTaaaatccttatgggcaggaaatgtgtcacttccgttattctgtacttcccaagcatctagtatagtgcactgcaccaagtggaccCTCAATAACTGCTACTAATACTGCTATTACTTTCCTCCACaatgagtcccttgagggacagggtctgtgtctaatttccaccagGATACTcttctgcagcacttagtacagtgctctgcacacagcaaatgcttaataaatactatttactactactactaatactacaagaagcagcgtggcttaaaagaaagagcacgggcttgggagtcagaggatgtaggttctaatcccggatccgccccttgtctgttgtgtgactttgggcaagtcacttaacttctctgtgcctcggttacctcatctgtaaaatggggattaagactgtgagccccatgtgggacaacctgattacctcgtatctaccccagcacttagaacagttcttggcacatagtaagtgcttaacaaataccatcattactattattattactactactgtcttGAACTCTGGCCAAATCCCATCTAGAAAGAAgctcaggatatatatatatgtatatatatataggacaGTTTCATCCCCTACCAGACTAGGTGGCCCACACAGCAGCTGAAGGATTGTGCCCAGCTGATGAGGAAGCAGTCTATTGATAGATATTTTCTGCCCCTCAGCCTCAGGAATACAGACTTCATAATTGAGGGGAAGATTAGAAGatcagtccccctctccatcccccccatcttacctccttcccttccccacagcacctgtgtatatgtatatatgtttgtacatatttattactctatttatttatttattttacttgtacatatctattctatttattttattttgttagtatgtttggttttgatctctgtctcccccttttagactgtgagcccactgttgggtagggactgtctctatatgttgccaacttgcacttcccaagtgcttagtacagtgttctgcacacagtaagcgctcaataaatacgattgattgattgatgtttctcAGAATGAGAATGGGACCAGGTACTCTTTGAATGAGGCAAACACCCCCAGGGGTTCACCATagactaggttcattcattcattcaatcatatttattgagcgcttactgtgtgcagagcactgtactaagcgcttgggaagtacaagctggcaacgtatagagacggtccctaaccaacaacaggctcacagtccactccGATGTTCAAACCAAGTAATATAGACTGAAATTTTCCTGCAACCAGTTTCCTAGGCTAACGACTACATTTTGTTGGCCTTAGTATTCAAAGATGATGGTACTGATTAATATTCTTTAAAACTGCAGCAAAACAGGAGTTCCTGGGGATACATGGAGGATTCCTGATTGTTTGCAGTCTTCAGACATGTCCTTCCCATTCTGTATCAGTTCCCCATGTTAGAAAATAGGGTGAATGGTCCCtgcccctttttctcctcctctatcACTTCTCAGGGGTGTTGTATGGAGACTACAGGAAGAGGAAAACTGTTCAGAACTCCTTGGAAAAATGGGTTGAGGGAAGCTTGGAACATTACAGGTAACACTATTTTCATGTACATACTACATTGTCAGGGGACTGAAATAGTTACATGACAACACACCTGTGACTTGTTTTAAGTAGtcttattttattgttgttattctaaGACCTAAATGAACATTAAGCAAAAGAAGGGATATGAAAATAACATTTTCCCTTTAATAAATAACCCTGACCAAATATGAAATTTGCAACCAAATTAAACATATTAAACCTATTTCATCTTCTTAAGCACATATAACATTTCAGTCATCTTCAAATTAACTCTGCCAAGCCACTAAATCCTTTTAAAGGTACTACCCAGAATGACTCCTGGGCAAAACCAGGACCTTATCTCTCAAccatttttctgtttttattctGACTAAAAGTTTCAATTATCTTTAGTTGTTTGAACATGGCTGAAAACctactctgtatatatatatgtatatatagagccAAACAAACATCTATTCTAATCCCCCAACCCGAATATGTAACTTAAGTCgtagtgggaaaaaaaaacaacttaatTGGAATACGTCCTAAGATCTAAATGCTTAAAGCAAAAGTAGAGGTACAAAGAGCACATTTTCCCTCCTAGAAAAGAAATACTGAGTTTTCAAGGAATAAATAAACTTAAGCGCATTTAACTTTACAGTCCTCTTCAAACTAACATTGCTAAGCCAAAATCCTTTTTAAATATGCTACTCAGACTCACTCCTGGATAAAGCCAGGACCTTATCTCTTTAACCATTTTTGTATGTTTTTATTCTAAGAGTTTCAGTTATCTTTAGTTGCCTGAAGATGGCTGAAAATCTACTCTGGGTAGATCGAAGAGGCTGACAAACAGTTATTTTAATCTCCCCCCTACCCCACAGCCCAAATTTATAACTTAAGTTttagcaaaaaaaataaaattgggatGTGGTCCATACTTTGGTCCTACTTTTTACATCCTGTTGTTGAAAGAAAGACCCATTCCAGCTGGAACAGAAGCCCCACACCCCCTTACCCCCCAAACAGCTAGTTCCTTGGAGTTAACCTATCCACTTTCTTTTAAAAGACACTGTAATCCACAGAAGAAGAACACTCCACCTTGAGTATTAATGAAGGATTTAGGGCAAGTGTTTCAAATCTGTTTGCTCTAAGGTATGACATAGATCTACAACATTTAACATTTTTTTCCAGGGTAAGGAAGGTTCTTTGTTCCCTTAGAAGAAAGTTGGATTGCATCGCCCCTTCCGTCCCTTGAAGCGCTTCATGTTCTTGTAGGTGTTCATGACCAGCCGGCTAAGGAAGAATGGAAAAAGCATATGAATCAGCCAAAGATAAAAGTCTTCTCCAACCAATTCCAGGAACCTCCTAAATACTATTCAAAACATGACTATTTTTAAAAGAGTTGTGTTGaaaaatggaagaggaggagtagtGAAGCCAAGGCAACCCAGACCAGGACAGCTTCCTAAAACCTGACCAGAGGCAGGAAAGTAAAATGATAGACAGtggcaaaaaataaaaacattaagGAAAGAATTTCTGTTAGTTTGCAGAGTAGTGTCATTTCCTGCTTTTTAATGGGGATTTTTGGTATATGTGGCTTGTTCTTGTTGAATTGTATTTGAGTCTCTGCTGTAGGTGTTGAGTTAGCTTGAtcccaatcactcattcattcactcagtcatattcattcactcaatcgtacttattcaatcgtacttatcaatcaatcaatcaatgatatttatggagcacttattgtaagaagagcactgtattaacctcttgagagaatacactataaaagaataggtagacaagttcccttccaccaggagcttacagatcTTCTGTGAGGGTCTTCTCCGTAAAAGATCTAAGAGGAAGGTCTTACTTGAGATCAGAGAGTTCAAGAGCCAGCCCACAAACTGTTTCTGATGCATCTTCCTCTTGAGTAGAAGAGCAGCTCTCTAGGCTGAccgaaaaagggaaggagagaaagaaggttagGAAAATCCCAATTGCAGCAAAACCCATCCGACTACCACATAAAGGTCAAAC
It includes:
- the NANOS3 gene encoding nanos homolog 3, whose product is MSLTPPGKLSSQQTKMQAFNLWKDYLGLAKVVGAIREELSSWNSWDNMGTSGTRETPQASHPEGSPFLGARPKANSSCSFCKHNGESRHIYQSHNLKDSAGRVLCPILRDYTCPQCGATQDKAHTRRFCPLTRNDYRSVYNYPSRNSVGKWPGQSVGAPRWRKVPSPSETKGSHGRLAEKVSTSAGFTGSQVPRTSFSSSFSL